From the Candidatus Peregrinibacteria bacterium genome, one window contains:
- a CDS encoding M15 family metallopeptidase, with protein MISYSTLFADPFAPATEPIFDGGGIRIQTGGSLAQTGKLTPPQNGEEPEKKLIYHHTDHLSGASVDTNETGKIIALNDYYPFGDSRIEEGEYENDYTYTGKERDEDTDLLYYEARYYDSNIARFLSLDPWAGDLTDPQSLNKYAYVRNNPLKYVDPTGRIKKDDSLSSKVSKILKGDPDGEGWLHNVYQKYQDNPEDKSIGKDLLKKTGLALKRFLSDPESFTDETWDSVTNRRISVLDSRLQVSATDFINTTEENGTKLRITTGYRSIEEQDRLYEQGRTTPGNIVTDAKGGQSYHNYGLAIDVVKMDENGQPIWTHITDDIAQYAKNLGFEWGGDWTIEDDGIVDPPHFQMSFEEE; from the coding sequence ATGATTTCTTATTCCACTCTCTTTGCCGACCCCTTTGCTCCTGCCACTGAACCTATTTTTGACGGAGGAGGAATTCGTATACAAACCGGAGGCTCCCTTGCCCAGACCGGAAAACTCACCCCACCCCAAAACGGAGAAGAACCAGAAAAGAAACTGATCTACCACCACACCGATCACCTGAGCGGAGCCAGTGTCGATACCAACGAAACCGGAAAAATTATTGCCCTTAATGACTATTATCCTTTTGGAGATAGCAGAATAGAAGAAGGAGAATATGAAAACGATTATACGTACACCGGAAAAGAACGAGACGAAGACACCGACCTGCTCTACTACGAAGCGCGTTACTACGACTCGAACATCGCACGGTTTCTTTCACTTGATCCGTGGGCAGGCGATCTCACCGATCCACAATCTCTCAACAAGTATGCGTATGTGCGGAATAATCCGTTGAAGTATGTGGATCCAACGGGAAGAATAAAGAAAGATGACTCTCTTTCCAGTAAGGTCTCTAAAATTTTAAAAGGGGATCCTGATGGAGAAGGATGGTTACATAATGTCTACCAAAAATACCAAGATAATCCTGAAGACAAAAGCATAGGGAAAGACCTATTGAAAAAAACAGGCTTAGCATTAAAAAGATTTCTCAGCGACCCTGAATCTTTTACAGATGAAACGTGGGATTCTGTCACGAATAGAAGAATATCAGTCTTGGATTCACGTTTACAAGTTTCTGCAACAGATTTTATTAACACTACAGAAGAAAATGGTACTAAGCTTAGAATTACGACAGGCTATCGTTCTATTGAAGAACAAGATCGACTCTATGAACAGGGAAGAACGACTCCTGGGAATATCGTAACAGATGCAAAAGGTGGGCAAAGTTACCATAACTATGGACTTGCTATTGATGTTGTTAAAATGGACGAAAATGGTCAACCAATTTGGACACATATTACGGATGATATAGCTCAATATGCAAAAAATCTTGGATTTGAGTGGGGAGGTGATTGGACTATCGAAGACGATGGGATTGTTGATCCACCTCATTTTCAAATGTCTTTTGAAGAAGAATGA
- a CDS encoding RHS repeat-associated core domain-containing protein: MIANFQTAPQSVTVPQNVTLTITPTGTLEVDLNTYSITIENGGGIHIQTGGSLAQTGKLTPPQNGEEPEKKLIYHHTDHLSGASVDTDNNGNILQLTDYYPYGNERIEETTTDFHNDYTYTGKERDEDTDLLYYEARYYNSNIARFISIDPWAGDLTDPQSLNKYAYVRNNPLKYVDPTGNFFETGWDVLNVSIDIGTLVKNTVEIAYEGVRYGYGVFTKNESLKTDAVQGLKQDAKEFGEALFASAIDAGATLIPGLPGGAGVAMTMAKKGDDVVDGVKAVKTGEGVQKTVQKTSTINKKIYNQLKKQYKENGSGSVFKALDSARKSLRIHVEKVSKLEYKSQVQGTIKNVANQIKTIRRFIRRNKLKRSGSNGSSNSNGGNG; the protein is encoded by the coding sequence ATGATTGCCAATTTCCAAACCGCCCCCCAAAGTGTTACTGTTCCCCAAAACGTGACCCTCACTATAACCCCCACCGGCACTCTTGAAGTAGACCTGAACACGTACTCCATTACCATAGAAAACGGAGGAGGAATCCACATACAAACCGGAGGCTCACTTGCCCAGACCGGCAAACTCACCCCACCCCAAAACGGAGAAGAACCAGAAAAGAAACTGATCTACCACCACACCGATCACCTGAGCGGAGCATCTGTAGATACCGACAATAACGGAAACATTCTCCAACTTACCGATTACTACCCCTACGGAAATGAAAGAATAGAAGAGACAACAACAGACTTTCATAACGACTATACCTACACCGGAAAAGAACGGGATGAAGACACCGACCTGCTCTACTATGAAGCGAGATACTACAATTCGAACATCGCCAGATTCATCTCGATTGACCCATGGGCAGGCGACCTCACCGATCCACAATCTCTGAACAAATATGCGTATGTGCGGAATAATCCTTTGAAGTATGTGGATCCGACGGGGAATTTCTTTGAGACCGGTTGGGATGTGTTAAATGTATCAATAGATATTGGCACCCTTGTAAAGAATACAGTCGAGATTGCATACGAAGGAGTACGATATGGCTATGGAGTATTTACTAAAAATGAATCTCTAAAAACAGATGCTGTTCAGGGTTTAAAACAAGATGCAAAAGAATTTGGAGAAGCCCTTTTTGCTTCTGCCATTGATGCTGGTGCGACGCTTATCCCCGGTCTTCCCGGAGGAGCTGGGGTTGCCATGACGATGGCAAAGAAGGGTGATGATGTGGTGGATGGGGTGAAAGCAGTTAAAACGGGAGAAGGTGTACAAAAAACCGTACAGAAAACATCAACAATAAATAAAAAAATCTATAATCAGTTAAAAAAGCAATATAAAGAAAATGGTTCGGGATCAGTCTTCAAGGCTTTGGATTCAGCAAGAAAATCACTAAGAATTCATGTGGAAAAAGTTAGTAAATTAGAGTACAAATCACAAGTACAGGGTACAATAAAAAATGTTGCTAATCAGATAAAAACCATAAGAAGGTTCATAAGGCGGAATAAATTGAAAAGAAGTGGAAGTAATGGAAGTAGTAATTCCAATGGTGGTAATGGATAA
- a CDS encoding RHS repeat-associated core domain-containing protein has translation MNNNQFVGEDVDILHAIHEFNGADIESFRQHMLLPSCWSLPKGIESPHNVTLTITQTGTLEVDLNTYSITIENGGGIHIQTGGSLAQTGKLTPPQQEPSSDQLIYHHTDHLSGASVDTNINGSVIALNDYYPFGDSRIEEGEYENDYTYTGKERDEDTDLLYYEARYYNSNIARFLSLDPWAGDLTDPQSLNKYAYVRNNPLKYVDPFGLDAVIFAGENYENEDNPKEFVDKANQRKEQLIEDGYEEEVHVVYAKTPDEFNEALKTIDDIDMIEYYGHGDSSSLFLSTVPYDELTDDQKEKLDSGERRYRYAITNDEHASLEMYKNSSDMSIYDLFTGNKSKDKNLQIHLYSCHAFFGGDWSIGNAFSTHFRTPVYASQGSVSFSGYKPRPSRLPFSGVPFEWRSEVWWGNVTPVVYTPSF, from the coding sequence ATGAATAATAATCAATTTGTAGGCGAAGATGTGGATATACTTCATGCAATACATGAATTTAATGGTGCTGATATTGAAAGTTTTAGGCAACACATGCTACTTCCCTCCTGTTGGAGTCTCCCGAAAGGCATAGAATCTCCCCACAACGTGACCCTCACCATAACCCAAACCGGCACCCTTGAAGTAGACCTGAACACCTACTCCATTACCATAGAAAACGGAGGAGGAATTCATATCCAAACCGGAGGCTCCCTTGCCCAGACCGGAAAACTCACCCCACCCCAACAAGAACCATCATCAGATCAACTGATCTACCACCACACCGATCACCTGAGCGGAGCGAGTGTCGATACTAACATCAATGGAAGTGTAATAGCCCTTAATGACTATTATCCTTTTGGAGATAGCAGAATAGAAGAAGGAGAATATGAAAACGATTATACCTACACCGGAAAAGAACGAGATGAAGACACCGACCTGCTCTACTACGAAGCGAGATACTACAACTCAAACATCGCACGGTTTCTTTCACTTGATCCGTGGGCAGGCGATCTCACCGATCCACAATCTCTCAACAAGTATGCGTATGTGCGGAATAATCCGTTGAAGTATGTGGATCCATTTGGGTTAGATGCCGTAATTTTTGCAGGTGAAAATTATGAAAATGAAGATAATCCAAAAGAATTTGTTGATAAAGCGAATCAGAGAAAGGAGCAATTAATAGAAGATGGGTATGAAGAAGAAGTGCATGTCGTTTATGCAAAAACTCCAGATGAATTTAACGAAGCACTGAAAACGATAGACGATATTGATATGATTGAATATTATGGACATGGTGATTCTAGTTCACTTTTTCTTTCAACTGTTCCGTATGATGAACTTACCGATGATCAAAAAGAAAAACTTGATTCAGGAGAAAGAAGATATCGTTATGCGATAACAAATGATGAACATGCCTCATTAGAGATGTATAAAAATAGTAGTGATATGAGCATTTATGATTTGTTTACTGGAAATAAATCAAAAGATAAGAATTTACAAATTCATCTTTATTCATGCCATGCTTTTTTTGGTGGTGACTGGAGCATAGGAAATGCTTTCTCTACACATTTTAGGACACCTGTCTATGCATCTCAGGGATCTGTAAGTTTTAGTGGATACAAACCAAGACCATCAAGGCTTCCTTTTTCTGGGGTTCCATTTGAGTGGAGATCTGAAGTTTGGTGGGGGAATGTAACTCCAGTCGTTTATACACCTTCATTTTAG
- a CDS encoding CHAP domain-containing protein, with translation MNYSAFTASEPHTAFTYDALGRTLTATTPVGTTTTSYDRWTTTTIDANGKQKDFVSDARGNLITVKEYLNGQAYATHYTYDSNNFLTTITDAKGNEKTFTYDKLGRKLSETDLHLPTDTTFGTWTYEYDINGNLVSTTNPKSQTIAYSYDELDRILTEDSDQTTETDVSFVYDTAPNGIGLPTSITSSALIKVYEYDSLGRTTKEIRTIDGTPYTTETTYDLIGNPLEIIYPDAKNTIVIYGYNNANQAETVQYSQNGENPENLVTNLDYAPLGTPTIIEYANGVTTTQTYDINQLYRMTEKETVNGTGTKLQKISYTFDPVGNITHILDTSETNSAKTATYTYDDLDRLLSATITNTANTEDYTRTYAYDILGNITNKSDVGSYLYAGGETATAQGVHSNPHAVTQAGSQTFAYDDDGNLTEDGTWTHTWDAKDRLLASASSNATVSYTYDEGVTRVKKYNETTGKETLYVSHLLDIEAGKEKAFVSVNGLKLATLESSTGTNQTTTCTIPQTGEWRLTENCTIATFETAPQSVTVPHNVTLTITPTGTLEVDLNTYSITIENGGGIHIQTGGSLAQTGKLTPPQNGEEPEKKLIYHHTDHLSGASVDTDNNGNILQLTDYYPYGNERIEETTTDFHNDYTYTGKERDEDTDLLYYEARYYNSNIARFISIDPWAGDLTDPQSLNKYAYVRNNPLKYVDPTGMKVSEYQVFSPKNGDRYELGEKMGEYRGIEIISGGNKTGTGNHPYQCTTLAKEFALSEYGVNLGGTGNGVHYGNQEKINNAFNANNKDNPGTYTVYQNSGTVMPQENDIISWSGGTYGHVGFIAEVTFEESTGNGWVYTVEQNASSSGGLFAQQFTRTYNEDGQAVYTVDSRFNGYSVSGWARYENQSKESHPEEYTSSPSTPATKQSTEDKDNDD, from the coding sequence ATGAATTATTCTGCTTTCACTGCTTCCGAGCCACATACGGCGTTCACCTACGATGCGCTCGGACGAACACTGACCGCAACAACTCCTGTCGGAACCACTACCACGAGTTACGACCGTTGGACAACGACCACGATTGATGCCAATGGAAAACAAAAAGATTTTGTTTCCGATGCTCGGGGGAACCTAATCACGGTCAAGGAATATCTCAATGGGCAGGCGTATGCCACACACTATACCTACGACTCCAACAACTTTCTCACTACAATAACCGATGCGAAGGGAAATGAAAAAACTTTCACCTACGACAAACTCGGAAGAAAGCTTTCGGAAACCGATCTTCACCTTCCCACCGACACGACATTTGGCACATGGACGTACGAGTACGACATCAACGGCAACTTGGTTTCCACCACCAATCCCAAGAGCCAAACCATTGCCTATAGCTACGATGAACTTGATCGAATTCTCACCGAAGACAGCGACCAAACCACTGAAACAGATGTGAGCTTTGTGTACGACACCGCTCCTAACGGCATTGGGCTTCCCACAAGCATTACCTCAAGTGCTCTTATCAAAGTCTACGAATACGACTCTTTGGGGCGCACAACCAAAGAAATACGAACTATTGATGGAACTCCATACACTACCGAAACCACCTACGACCTCATTGGGAATCCCTTAGAGATCATCTATCCCGATGCTAAAAACACCATTGTGATCTACGGATATAATAACGCAAACCAAGCGGAAACGGTTCAGTATTCCCAAAATGGAGAAAATCCTGAAAATCTTGTGACCAACCTCGACTATGCTCCTCTGGGAACCCCCACCATCATTGAATACGCCAACGGCGTAACGACCACTCAAACCTACGATATCAATCAGCTCTACCGCATGACGGAAAAAGAAACCGTCAATGGTACTGGAACAAAACTTCAAAAAATTTCGTATACCTTTGATCCCGTGGGGAATATCACCCACATACTCGATACCTCCGAAACCAATTCTGCAAAAACTGCGACCTATACCTACGACGACCTCGACCGCCTACTTTCTGCTACCATTACCAATACCGCCAATACCGAAGATTATACGAGAACCTACGCATACGATATTCTCGGGAATATCACGAACAAGTCCGATGTGGGAAGCTATCTCTACGCGGGTGGAGAAACAGCTACTGCGCAAGGAGTGCACAGCAACCCCCATGCCGTTACCCAAGCGGGGAGCCAAACCTTTGCCTACGATGATGATGGAAACCTGACCGAAGACGGTACGTGGACACACACATGGGACGCAAAAGATCGCCTGCTTGCTTCTGCTTCTTCAAACGCAACTGTTTCGTATACCTACGATGAAGGCGTGACGAGAGTTAAAAAATATAACGAAACGACAGGGAAAGAAACTCTGTACGTTAGTCATCTTTTGGATATTGAAGCAGGAAAAGAGAAAGCCTTTGTTTCGGTGAACGGACTGAAACTCGCTACCCTTGAATCCTCTACTGGTACGAATCAAACCACTACCTGTACTATTCCCCAAACGGGCGAATGGAGACTCACGGAAAACTGTACCATCGCCACCTTTGAAACCGCCCCCCAAAGTGTTACTGTTCCCCACAACGTGACCCTCACCATAACCCCCACCGGCACCCTTGAAGTAGACCTGAACACATACTCCATTACCATAGAAAACGGAGGAGGAATTCATATCCAAACCGGAGGCTCTCTTGCCCAGACCGGCAAACTCACCCCACCCCAAAACGGAGAAGAACCAGAAAAGAAACTGATCTACCACCACACCGATCACCTGAGCGGAGCATCTGTAGATACCGACAATAACGGAAACATTCTCCAACTTACCGATTACTACCCCTACGGAAATGAAAGAATAGAAGAGACAACAACAGACTTTCATAACGACTATACCTACACCGGAAAAGAACGGGATGAAGACACCGACCTGCTCTACTATGAAGCGAGATACTACAATTCAAACATCGCCAGATTCATCTCGATTGACCCATGGGCAGGCGATCTCACCGATCCACAATCTCTCAACAAGTATGCGTATGTGCGGAATAATCCGCTGAAGTATGTGGATCCAACGGGGATGAAAGTTTCAGAATACCAAGTATTTTCCCCTAAAAATGGAGATCGTTACGAACTTGGGGAAAAAATGGGAGAATATAGAGGAATAGAAATAATAAGTGGTGGAAATAAAACAGGGACAGGAAATCACCCTTATCAATGTACTACATTAGCCAAAGAATTTGCATTGTCAGAATACGGTGTGAATTTAGGTGGCACGGGGAATGGTGTTCATTACGGAAATCAAGAGAAGATTAACAATGCTTTTAATGCAAACAATAAAGATAATCCTGGGACATATACTGTATATCAAAATAGCGGTACAGTTATGCCACAGGAAAATGATATTATTTCTTGGTCTGGAGGGACATATGGTCATGTAGGTTTTATAGCAGAAGTTACCTTTGAAGAAAGCACAGGGAATGGATGGGTATACACGGTAGAACAAAATGCCAGTTCTTCTGGGGGACTATTCGCTCAACAATTTACCAGAACTTATAATGAAGATGGGCAGGCTGTGTATACAGTAGATAGCCGTTTCAATGGTTATAGTGTTAGTGGATGGGCACGGTATGAGAATCAAAGCAAAGAATCTCATCCAGAGGAATATACTTCTTCTCCATCAACACCAGCCACAAAACAATCTACAGAGGATAAAGATAATGACGATTAA